The proteins below are encoded in one region of Nitrospirota bacterium:
- a CDS encoding HD-GYP domain-containing protein codes for MANKESPELSKLAKDLVNQLAAIIRNAQIHDPSNVAVTSAIEKFLSIINPIIDSEGGVSLDVVGEFFYLNETRVRYSMEYLLNFDFLLREFKRHSLGNITFTRTVKSPDMQAFLKAFITSSFSPEPFEAISEGVLLAGIQSIGVGVLKRIKEEEGEVDIRKTVKKTYFNAVSFTKGVMTKMQSGEKVSIKKAKRVVESMVDLILDQEELLLGMTAIKDYDEYTYHHSVNVSILSVTLGQRVGLPKKALMELGLVALFHDIGKTEIPAEILNKPSKFTEDEWTVIKKHPAWGVRALLRMKGFDSTSIRAAIVAFEHHIHHDHTGYPKVKKLEELDLYSRIVSIADQYDGMTSSRVYARVPMQPDKALSLMMERSGIQLDPLLLKFFINMVGVFPVGTLVMLDTRELGIVYGSNTMFPSRPRIMVIMDSVGKHIKGYVVDLTEKTADGIYSRSIQKTLDPNKYKVNLAEYML; via the coding sequence GTGACATCTGCAATCGAAAAGTTTCTCTCGATAATAAATCCAATTATCGATTCCGAAGGAGGTGTGAGCCTCGATGTAGTAGGAGAGTTCTTCTATCTGAATGAGACGAGGGTGAGGTATTCGATGGAATACCTTCTTAATTTCGATTTTCTTCTCAGGGAATTCAAAAGGCATTCCCTCGGAAACATTACCTTTACGAGGACTGTCAAGTCTCCTGATATGCAGGCATTTCTTAAGGCATTTATCACATCCTCTTTTTCTCCCGAGCCCTTTGAAGCCATATCCGAAGGTGTTCTGCTTGCCGGCATACAGAGCATCGGTGTCGGAGTCCTCAAGAGGATAAAAGAAGAAGAAGGCGAGGTGGATATACGGAAGACTGTAAAGAAGACTTATTTCAATGCAGTGTCTTTTACAAAGGGCGTTATGACCAAGATGCAGTCAGGAGAAAAAGTCAGCATAAAGAAGGCAAAGCGGGTTGTCGAATCCATGGTTGACCTCATACTGGATCAGGAGGAGCTTCTTTTGGGAATGACTGCTATAAAGGACTATGACGAATACACATATCATCATTCCGTTAATGTGAGCATTCTTTCCGTTACGCTCGGTCAGAGAGTTGGACTCCCCAAGAAGGCACTGATGGAGTTGGGCTTGGTTGCACTTTTTCACGATATAGGCAAAACCGAGATACCTGCGGAGATTCTTAATAAGCCAAGTAAATTTACAGAGGACGAATGGACCGTTATAAAGAAGCATCCTGCGTGGGGCGTAAGGGCATTACTCAGGATGAAGGGTTTCGACTCGACATCCATAAGGGCGGCAATAGTTGCCTTTGAGCACCATATCCATCATGACCATACAGGCTATCCAAAGGTAAAGAAGCTCGAAGAGCTTGACCTTTACTCAAGAATCGTCAGTATTGCAGACCAGTATGACGGAATGACATCATCGAGGGTTTATGCGAGGGTTCCCATGCAGCCTGACAAGGCACTTAGTCTTATGATGGAAAGGTCAGGCATTCAGCTTGACCCTCTGCTTTTAAAATTCTTCATAAATATGGTTGGTGTTTTCCCTGTTGGAACACTCGTGATGCTCGACACCAGAGAGCTTGGCATTGTCTATGGCTCAAATACGATGTTTCCCAGCAGACCAAGGATTATGGTCATTATGGACAGCGTAGGAAAACATATTAAGGGCTATGTGGTTGACCTTACCGAAAAAACTGCCGATGGAATATACTCAAGAAGCATACAGAAAACCCTTGACCCGAATAAATATAAGGTCAATCTTGCAGAATATATGCTCTAA
- a CDS encoding 4Fe-4S binding protein, which translates to MKGKILIDRQLCKGCKYCILSCPKGVISIERKFNSAGYFPASPEHMDRCTGCAMCAEMCPEIAIEVWRS; encoded by the coding sequence ATGAAAGGTAAAATACTTATAGATAGGCAGTTGTGTAAGGGTTGTAAATACTGCATTCTGTCATGCCCAAAAGGCGTAATCTCCATAGAGAGGAAATTCAATTCAGCAGGGTATTTTCCTGCCTCTCCTGAGCATATGGACAGATGCACAGGCTGTGCAATGTGCGCTGAGATGTGCCCTGAGATAGCTATAGAGGTCTGGAGGAGTTAG